In Nicotiana tabacum cultivar K326 chromosome 11, ASM71507v2, whole genome shotgun sequence, a single window of DNA contains:
- the LOC107796851 gene encoding LOW QUALITY PROTEIN: uncharacterized protein LOC107796851 (The sequence of the model RefSeq protein was modified relative to this genomic sequence to represent the inferred CDS: inserted 1 base in 1 codon; substituted 1 base at 1 genomic stop codon), protein MAEVSGMFTVQQTIGSVLCCKCGILMQPNAANMCAKCLRSEVDITEGLQKHVVIIHCPECDSYLQPPRSWIKAQLESKEXLTFCIKRLKNLNKVKLMNAEFIWTEPHSKRIKVRLRVEKEVLNGAVLEQTYAVEYVVQDQMCESCSKVQANPDQWVAAVQLRQHVSHRRTFFYLEQLILKHEAANRAIKIQQLVQGIDFFFAHRSHALKFVDFVSRVVPVRSRNDNQLVSHDHKSNNFNYKYTFSVEISPICREDLICLPPKVAASLGNIGPLVICTKVSNNIALLDPFTLRHCFLDADQYWRASFKPLLSSRQLVEYVVLDVDVVSEEVNIGGSTYVLADTQVARVSDFGKNDTMFSVRTHLGHLLNSGDYALGYDLYGANSNDIELDKYKGLVLPEVILIKKSYEEKRQKKRGKPRSWKLKSLNMEVDNSGKGRDQEQKLNSEYEQFLRDLEENPDLRFNISLYRNKEYQRSEXPSIPLEELLADLDLSDIDVEEDCILE, encoded by the exons atGGCAGAAGTATCAGGTATGTTTACAGTACAACAAACAATAGGCAGTGTATTATGTTGCAAATGCGGAATCTTGATGCAACCAAATGCTGCCAATATGTGTGCTAAATGCTTGCGATCCGAGGTTGATATAACAGAAGGCTTACAAAAACATGTTGTGATTATCCACTGCCCCGAATGCGATAGCTATTTGCAGCCTCCAAGGAGTTGGATCAAAGCACAGCTCGAATCGAAGGAGTAACTCACCTTCTGTATCAAGAGGTTGAAGAATTTAAATAAGGTTAAGTTGATGAATGCCGAGTTTATTTGGACTGAACCTCATTCCAAAAGGATCAAAGTTAGGCTTAGAGTCGAAAAAGAGGTACTAAATGGAGCAGTTCTCGAACAAACATATGCCGTTGAGTATGTTGTTCAAGACCAAATGTGTGAATCTTGTTCAAAGGTGCAAGCTAACCCTGATCAATGGGTGGCGGCTGTGCAGCTTAGACAGCACGTTTCTCATCGAAGAACTTTCTTCTATTTGGAGCAGCTCATTCTAAAGCACGAGGCTGCTAATCGTGCCATAAAAATTCAACAGTTGGTTCAGGGAATTGATTTCTTCTTTGCACATAGAAGTCATGCTTTAAAGTTTGTGGACTTTGTGAGTAGGGTGGTACCTGTTAGGAGCCGAAATGACAATCAACTTGtatctcatgatcacaagagcaatAACTTCAATTATAAGTATACATTCTCTGTAGAAATCAGCCCGATTTGTCGTGAGGATTTGATATGTCTCCCTCCAAAGGTAGCAGCTAGTTTGGGAAATATCGGTCCTCTTGTGATCTGCACCAAAGTGAGCAACAATATCGCTTTATTAGACCCGTTTACTCTGAGGCATTGTTTCTTGGATGCTGATCAGTACTGGAGGGCGTCGTTTAAGCCTTTGTTGTCTAGTAGACAGCTTGTTGAGTATGTAGTTTTAGACGTCGATGTGGTTTCTGAAGAAGTTAATATTGGGGGCTCGACGTATGTTTTAGCTGATACTCAAGTGGCTCGTGTATctgattttgggaaaaatgatactATGTTCTCTGTAAGAACACATCTAGGCCATCTTCTAAATTCCGGAGACTACGCCCTCGGTTATGATTTATATGGAGCCAATAGTAATGATATTGAGCTAGACAAATACAAAGGTCTTGTCCTTCCGGAGgtgatattaattaagaaaagcTATGAAGAGAAGCGCCAAAAGAAACGTGGGAAGCCTCGATCTTGGAAGCTTAAGTCTCTTAATATGGAAGTCGATAACTCTGGCAAGGGAAGAGATCAGGAACAAAAGTTGAACTCAGAATATGAACAATTCTTGAGAGATTTAGAGGAGAATCCTGATCTGAGGTTCAACATATCATTGTATCGTAATAAAGAATATCAACGGTCGG GTCCTTCTATTCCTTTGGAGGAGTTACTTGCTGATCTTGATCTGAGTGATATTGATGTTGAAGAAGATTGCATACTGGAGTGA